One genomic region from Gopherus flavomarginatus isolate rGopFla2 chromosome 20, rGopFla2.mat.asm, whole genome shotgun sequence encodes:
- the S100A1 gene encoding protein S100-A1 produces MASELERAMEGLITVFHNYSGKEGDKRKLSKKELKELLQTELGCFLETQKDTGTVDGIMQDLDENGDGEVDFKEYVVLVAALTVACNSFFWEDT; encoded by the exons ATGGCCTCTGAGCTGGAGCGTGCCATGGAGGGGCTGATCACCGTCTTCCACAACTACTCAGGCAAGGAGGGCGACAAACGCAAGCTGAGCAAGAAGGAGCTGAAGGAGCTGCTGCAGACGGAGCTGGGCTGCTTCCTGGAG ACCCAGAAGGACACGGGCACTGTGGATGGCATCATGCAGGACCTGGATGAGAATGGTGACGGGGAGGTGGATTTCAAGGAGTACGTGGtgctggtggctgctctcacCGTGGCCTGCAACTCCTTCTTCTGGGAGGACACCTGA